The following are encoded in a window of Fulvia fulva chromosome 7, complete sequence genomic DNA:
- a CDS encoding Short-chain dehydrogenase srdC has translation MPSTMSLLKGAAFITGAASGIGQSTAYAFARYGISRLALCDIHPGNLKESINQLKERYPDLEILPIEMDTSEENSVTAAIASTVSAFGRLDVAVNNADIAGTPLPTHENSLEDWQRVMSVNLNGVWLCQRAQIQQFLKQEPLSPAPRGSRGVIVNVASMLGLVASHPSTPAASYTASKHGVVGLTRTDAMAYASQGIRINAVCPGYIATPILKSTSEAGFMAELVQQVPQQRLGEPEEVAESIVYLASPSRAS, from the exons ATGCCCAGCACAATGAGCCTACTAAAAGGCGCTGCATTCATCACTGGCGCCGCGTCAG GTATTGGTCAAAGTACAGCATATGCTTTCGCTCGATATGGCATCTCTCGTCTTGCGCTTTGCGACATCCATCCCGGAAATCTCAAAGAATCGATCAACCAGCTGAAGGAACGTTATCCAGATCTTGAAATCCTGCCAATCGAGATGGACACCAGTGAAGAGAATTCCGTCACCGCCGCCATTGCTTCCACGGTCTCTGCATTCGGACGTCTAGACGTGGCCGTGAACAATGCCGATATCGCTGGAACACCCCTTCCCACCCACGAGAATAGCCTCGAAGACTGGCAACGCGTCATGTCCGTCAATCTAAACGGAGTCTGGCTGTGCCAAAGAGCTCAGATTCAACAATTCCTGAAGCAGGAGCCTCTTTCACCCGCACCTCGCGGTAGCCGTGGTGTCATAGTGAACGTGGCAAGCATGCTGGGCCTGGTTGCGTCCCATCCCTCCACTCCAGCAGCATCCTACACAGCCTCGAAACACGGCGTCGTAGGCTTGACAAGAACCGATGCTATGGCCTACGCCTCGCAAGGCATTCGCATCAACGCCGTCTGCCCCGGCTACATCGCTACGCCTATACTCAAGTCTACATCCGAGGCAGGCTTCATGGCTGAACTGGTCCAGCAGGTCCCGCAGCAGAGACTTGGAGAGCCAGAAGAGGTCGCTGAGTCGATCGTCTACCTCGCGAGTCCGAGTCGAGCTTCATGA